DNA sequence from the Osmia lignaria lignaria isolate PbOS001 chromosome 2, iyOsmLign1, whole genome shotgun sequence genome:
TTGCATTGTGCACTATTATTCCTATGGAACCAGACGAAGTATGTAATGAACTATTAAGTATCCGATATAATGTACAGTGTATTATAAAagatataattgaaataatgttGACTGATTTATAGGTGCTTAGAAAGGGATCTGGTACGTTATGCGAATCTCTTCTGATGGTACAAGCCTACCAAGCTAACATTATATTTCCTAATAAGCAAGAAACAGAGTTTAACAAGTTTACAAAAGATGGCCATTTATTAGATCAAGAAACATATGTAGGCGGACACGTTGAAGCTTTAGAATCGGGCGTTTTTAGAGCGGATATTCCCTGCCGTTTCAAAATAGTACCAAGTGCGATAGACGAATTACTAAACGGCATCGAAAATGCTATGAAACATGCtatagaagaggaagaaaaagtgcCAATGGAAATGgttacaaattttaatgaaGTAGTTGAGGAAATTAAAGAGAAACTGAAGGCCCTGAAAAATCAACCTTTAAGACTAGAGAATCCTGTGATATATCATTTAGATGTCGGTGCCATGTATCCAAACATTATCTTAACTAATCGACTTCAGCCATCCGCGATGGTCGATGAAACTGTTTGCGCTGCGTGTGATTACAATAAACCAGGAGCACTTTGTCAAAAAAATATGGAATGGATGTGGAGGGGAGAATACcgtaagataaaaaaaaaaggcacgAATAAAATATACTTAGAACTGAGCattgttttgtttaaattttagtgGCGGCAAGCTTAAGTGAATATCAAAGAATACAACAACAATTAGAAAATGAGAAGTTTCCACCGCAATTTCCTGGTGGACCTCGACGCGCGTATCATGAATTATCCAAAGAAGAGAGGGCATTACATGAAAAGAAAAGACTTTCGGAATATTGTAGGAAAGCTTACAAGAAAGTTAAAGTGACCAGAATGGAAGAAAGAACTCAAACGGTCTGTCAAAAAGAGAATTCATTTTATGTTGATACCGTGAGAGCTTTTAGAGATAGAAGATACGAATATAAAGCACTTACTAAAGTTGCAAAACAACAAGTGACAGCAGCTTTGGCAAAGGGAGATGCTGCTGATATTAAGTCTGCTAAAAGTCGAGAAATATTGTATGATTCTTTACAACTTGCTCACAAATGTATTCTAAATTCTTTTTATGGTTACGTCATGAGAAAAGGGTATGTGATAGCTTTATGTTTTCTTTCATGTATAAAAACCATTAATATCTTAATTTGCTAATTTGTTTGAACTCTAGATCCCGATGGTTCAGCATGGAAATGGGTGGTATAGTCTGTTACACGGGAGCGCACATTATAATGAAAGCAAGAGAAATTATAGAACAAGTCGGTCGTCCTTTGGAATTAGATACCGATGGAATTTGGTGCGTGTTGCCAGCTTCATTTCCTGATAATGTAGTTATCACTACTACTCATAAAAAGAAGTCAAGAATCGTAATATCTTACCCAAATGCTGTTCTCAATTTCATGGTGAAGGTAAATCAACGGTGAAGATAACTTCTTCCTATCTTAATAAGCGTttctgttattatttttattttctttgtagaaTGAATTTACTAATGACGTATATCACGAACTTGTCGATCCTGAAAATTtaacatataaaattaaaagggaaaattctatattcttcgAGGTAGACGGTCCTTATTTAGCTATggtattgccagctgcaaaagaagaagggaaaagGTTAAAGAAACGATACGCGGTTTTTAACTTTGACGGTTCTTTAGCAGAGTTAAAAGGTTTTGAAGTAAAACGAAGAGGTGAACTTCAActgataaaaatttttcaaacttctgtTTTTGAATCATTCTTAAAAGGTAGAACATTAGAAGAATGTTATGCGTCTGTAGCTAAAGATGCTGATTACTGGCTCGATTTTTTATACAATAAGTGTGTAGATATATCAGACCCGGAATTATTTGAACTTGTATCTGAAAATAAATCAATGTCACGTAAACTGGACGAATATGGTGCTCAAAAGTCCACGTCCATTTCTACTGCTAAAAGATTAGCTGAATTTTTAGGTGATCAAATGGTGAAAGATGCTGGATTAGCATGTAAATACATTATCGCCAATAAACCTCAAGGCGCCCCGGTTACGGAGCGGGCAATACCAGTGgctatttttcaatcagaaccAGCAATAAAAAAACACTATTTGCGCAAATGGTTAAAAGATTCTAGTTTACAAAGTGATGATATACGAGACATTTTGGATTGGAGTTACTACATTGAAAGACTTGGAAATACTATTCAAAAAATCATTACAATTCCGGCTGCAATGCAAGGACTTCCCAATCCCGTTCCCAGAGTAAAGCACCCAGATTGGTTGCATAAAAGGGTAGTAGGAAAAAGTGCAACATATAAACAGAAGAAAATTACAGATTTATTTACCACAATTCCTAAAGATAGAGAACAAGAGGATAGTGATACAAGCTTAGATTCATCTGGTCCGCGGGATATCGAAGATTTAGTTGATGATGGGCAACATTTTAAACGACAAATGCCGATTGTCAATCAAAGAAAACGAAAATATTCGGAAGATGAAACAGATAATAATAAACCTTGGAAAGAGGCTCTGGGTACCCCACCATCAATGGGAACAACAAAGGAAGAAAGACTAAAATGGTTAGAGTTTCATAAACAAAAGTGGGCTTATCAAGCTAAACAGCGAGCTCAGCATCGAGTGaacaaaagaaataaaacatCTACAAGTAGCGGAGATCATAGTAGTTGGGGTGTTGCAAGATCTATCAATACAGCTACCTTAGGTGGTTTTTTGCGACACGCTCAAAAGAAATTACTTACATCACCATGGCAAATTATTCAGATCGCAGCGACAAACGAACCTGGTTTACATCGGTTATGGGTATTGGTTGACAGAGACCTTCATCAGTTACGTCTTCTAATACCTCGCATATTTTATGTGAATACCCGTAAACCAAAACCTGATCCAGAACCTGGTAAAAAAGTATCATGGAAgaaaagttctaaaattcttcCACGATCCCGGCCTGTATACAATTTATACCGATATTCTGTCCCAGAATCACTCTATCAAATGTACAGTCAAGAACTGCTGGAAGATTTAAGCAAGCCAGAAATTGAAGGAATCTATGAAACTCAAATGTCGTTAGAATTCAGAGCTATACTTCAATTAGGATGTATTTGCACGGTTGATTCTAAGGTAGCACGAAAAATGGTTGATGGTTCAGACACGTTTAACTTGGATCAATTAGAATTCAAAAGCATTGCTGTACAACCGTATCTTCCGAATATtcatgaaattaattatatctTTCTGTACCATCATTGGAGCTCAAATCATCAAAGAGCACTGTGGGGACTCTTTCTGAATGCAAGTAAAACTgctcatatatttattttagattCGGTTTCATCAAATCAGATGCCTAATATGAATACCTTATACACTCAAGAACGAAGCACGGCTATATCAATGGAAGGGGAGGATAAAATAAAAGCTTTACCGCAATCAATGCAATTCACTATAAAATCCGAAactaattttcaacgaatttctcGTGTTCTACAAGCAGCTTTAACTGCGTATAAAAACGAAGGACATGGTGCAACGGTGTTGGTCA
Encoded proteins:
- the DNApol-epsilon255 gene encoding DNA polymerase epsilon catalytic subunit 1 isoform X2, coding for MLSTVLNPDQNVVDYKKKSIDFKDNILDIREYDVPHHVRVSIDMKIFCGSWYSVKARDRDVPIITKRDDIIEPIEPIVLAYDIETTKLPLKFPDANIDQIMMISYMIDGQGYLITNRELISSDIKDFEYTPKPEFEGFFKIFNEPNEKATIKRFFDHINDVRPHIFVTYNGDFFDWPFVETRAAFHNMDMKDRIGFSKNRDGVYVTRPAMHMDCLNWVRRDSYLPVGSHGLKAVAKAKLRYDPVELDPEDMCKLASEEPETLANYSVSDAVATYYLYHKYVHPFIFALCTIIPMEPDEVLRKGSGTLCESLLMVQAYQANIIFPNKQETEFNKFTKDGHLLDQETYVGGHVEALESGVFRADIPCRFKIVPSAIDELLNGIENAMKHAIEEEEKVPMEMVTNFNEVVEEIKEKLKALKNQPLRLENPVIYHLDVGAMYPNIILTNRLQPSAMVDETVCAACDYNKPGALCQKNMEWMWRGEYLAASLSEYQRIQQQLENEKFPPQFPGGPRRAYHELSKEERALHEKKRLSEYCRKAYKKVKVTRMEERTQTVCQKENSFYVDTVRAFRDRRYEYKALTKVAKQQVTAALAKGDAADIKSAKSREILYDSLQLAHKCILNSFYGYVMRKGSRWFSMEMGGIVCYTGAHIIMKAREIIEQVGRPLELDTDGIWCVLPASFPDNVVITTTHKKKSRIVISYPNAVLNFMVKNEFTNDVYHELVDPENLTYKIKRENSIFFEVDGPYLAMVLPAAKEEGKRLKKRYAVFNFDGSLAELKGFEVKRRGELQLIKIFQTSVFESFLKGRTLEECYASVAKDADYWLDFLYNKCVDISDPELFELVSENKSMSRKLDEYGAQKSTSISTAKRLAEFLGDQMVKDAGLACKYIIANKPQGAPVTERAIPVAIFQSEPAIKKHYLRKWLKDSSLQSDDIRDILDWSYYIERLGNTIQKIITIPAAMQGLPNPVPRVKHPDWLHKRVVGKSATYKQKKITDLFTTIPKDREQEDSDTSLDSSGPRDIEDLVDDGQHFKRQMPIVNQRKRKYSEDETDNNKPWKEALGTPPSMGTTKEERLKWLEFHKQKWAYQAKQRAQHRVNKRNKTSTSSGDHSSWGVARSINTATLGGFLRHAQKKLLTSPWQIIQIAATNEPGLHRLWVLVDRDLHQLRLLIPRIFYVNTRKPKPDPEPGKKVSWKKSSKILPRSRPVYNLYRYSVPESLYQMYSQELLEDLSKPEIEGIYETQMSLEFRAILQLGCICTVDSKVARKMVDGSDTFNLDQLEFKSIAVQPYLPNIHEINYIFLYHHWSSNHQRALWGLFLNASKTAHIFILDSVSSNQMPNMNTLYTQERSTAISMEGEDKIKALPQSMQFTIKSETNFQRISRVLQAALTAYKNEGHGATVLVIQTALDKTALITQMPLLNDFPLINTHVQDIDNLYNTLEWQKVGAKIMIRHYFKSQQILDLMAEQCRFFHAPIGNIPSDPTIFGADLFYARHLQKSNFVLWCSPTEKPDLGGSENDDNRLLTDFEESSHCAANNPGTYSSDCIELEVENLAVNTLLQYHHIHDIDGTSSFVGFHNQQLTTVQDMATGEPVTNVIPSYDETALCNPAFRALKTMVNTWLLDVSTYKNVFADYQIIHFYRWLRSPNALLYDPALRRILHSYMKKLFIQLLAEFKTLGSIIIFANFNKIIVCTKKRSVNDALGYIEFVVQTIRNKEIFHSIEITFEQCWQYLIWLDVHNYGGVRGKLPKNMEDNVEGAINEQEEEENDENSPEIIMQWNLMECLPKEASCQSTFSAIIAGYINAIYQYIFENEQMNTSIKPNRRSNSQNQSLSGQLGLGSLENTANFAKKLISGDLSQQLFQIVQRIHQKIPEKVLTIEEYPNLDLDGKESKKINPALELIKSICKVLSLDKEIENEVYTLKKNLLRLIRVGGFSDEVEWKDPCISLVLPELICKACNHTRDIDLCKDNLCIMENDRYTWNCSLCKTNYDNEEIEFLLVDMINRKNMAYVLQDLQCCKCKEIKRENMNERCSCSGEFKTLIPKDETVKFIKICKSVARKCHMETLMEVVENTNLFTNST